One window of Stigmatopora nigra isolate UIUO_SnigA chromosome 14, RoL_Snig_1.1, whole genome shotgun sequence genomic DNA carries:
- the il12ba gene encoding interleukin 12Ba precursor, with amino-acid sequence MNLIDIILISSFLHVGYQNPVKSWTLQPNILVLEVNGKVGQQTLKCLHSPEDAVKGDDKDILWKQNGRDETQRGNSYLVYLEESLGGGNYSCHSPDGSFLNHTVVLIKEDINERKKILVKRDNGDYLKCSTQNFEGAFHCSWTWHRTRVGKVALIKVGRETDGECSVDSSGLHWSCSSDHHSCTVDATGDGVSCVDKRHCAFAEEKKHIFFKVYVRTNGFLVEDYSKHFYLSEIVKPDKVTIKRVSSTMIELTYPDSWSSPHSYFPLIFQVSQSKIACKNCVNPCGDTTNAETLMVNTSNACQVAIKKKWTVCVRAKDAFCNSQWSEWSHLTLKKKGKRKHRKPTS; translated from the exons ATGAATTTGATTGACATCATCCTTATCAGTTCATTTCTTCATGTTGGCTATCAAAACCCAGTTAAATCCTGGACACTGCAACCTAACA tTTTAGTTTtggaagtaaatggaaaggtgggCCAGCAAACCCTCAAGTGCCTGCACTCACCAGAAGACGCAGTCAAGGGCGATGACAAGGATATATTATGGAAGCAGAACGGTAGAGACGAGACACAGAGGGGTAATTCATATCTGGTGTATCTAGAGGAGAGTTTGGGAGGGGGCAACTACAGCTGCCACAGCCCCGACGGCTCTTTTCTCAATCACACCGTCGTCCTTATTAAAGAGGAtatcaatgagagaaagaaGATACTGGTGAAACGTGACAATG GGGATTATTTGAAGTGCTCGACTCAAAATTTCGAGGGAGCATTCCATTGCTCGTGGACCTGGCACAGGACTCGGGTTGGAAAAGTAGCACTTATCAAAGTTGGACG GGAGACAGATGGTGAATGTTCTGTGGATAGCAGTGGACTTCACTGGTCATGCTCCTCCGATCATCACAGCTGCACTGTGGACGCAACCGGTGACGGGGTCTCCTGCGTGGACAAGCGACATTGTGCATttgcagaggaaaaaaaacacattttcttcaaagtcTATGTTAGGACAAATGGTTTCCTAGTGGAAGACTACTCCAAGCACTTCTACTTGTCCGAAATAG TGAAACCTGACAAAGTGACAATCAAGAGAGTCAGCTCAACAATGATAGAATTGACTTATCCAGACTCATGGAGCAGTCCCCATTCATACTTTCCTCTCATTTTCCAAGTTTCGCAGAGCAAAATTGCTTGTAAAAACTGCGTTAACCCCTGTGGTGACACAACAAATGCAGAG ACTTTGATGGTGAACACGTCAAACGCTTGCCAGGTTGCAATCAAGAAGAAGTGGACTGTCTGTGTCCGAGCCAAGGACGCATTCTGCAACTCGCAATGGAGTGAATGGAGCCATCTTAC ACTGAAAAAGAAGGGGAAACG